The sequence TACATGCTTGCatagatgcaaaaaaaaaaaaaaaaagataaagcaAAAGGTTATGAGGAAGCCATATCAGAATCATACCCAAAAAGTAgactaataataattttgaaaaaattattTCACGTCAGAATCTATGTTCAAGTCCACAGCATCGTGTTTTAGAGACattcagaagaagaaaaaatatatataagaaTATATAAATTCGTATGAAGTCATAATTAAGTATGACTCAAGTGTCGTTACGTGGACGACGAAGTGTTGCTGACAGTGACGTCATTTAGTAGTGGGCTGCATGGAACATACTGTATTGTAAAGAAATTTTGCCAGGTTATCAAAGCTGTTGTTGTATATAATTGAGTCAAAATTCCGTTTTGCTTCCTATTTTCGTACTTAATTAAATTTcattctattttttctttttttattaatttttattctTACGTTTTGGACTAGAATCGGTGCTTCCTATTTTTAGCATTCTTTTTCTgttcaatttgatttttgaGTTGTGTGTAtaatcacctttttttttccgaacCGATGCCCAAAACGCGCTGTGAAATGCATGAACTGTTTACTACTTATACTATAACTTGCCAACAGGGAGCGATAACAAACAGCATGCAGACAGTTAAGTCACTTCCCGTGACCTCACGAACCCGGATGTTGTTACCatacggcggcggcggcggcaaccTGCAGGCTAGTCGTCACACTGCCAACCACAATGAAAGCTTCTTTATCATCCCTACTTGGGGTTTCTTTTTAGTTGAATTAATCTTTTAAGATGtccaaataaacacattttaattcatgcTCATAATCATTTACGGAATCACCAGCTAACAACTCGTCAAAACGATACAAGAGCCAGCGTCATGTCTCAGGAAATTCACCAAGCAGTAACCACGTCCACCGACTCAAGGTTAGTCGCCCCCACCACTAATACTTTGTCAATATATTGTGTTGAGCTACGCTGTCGATAGTGAAAAATTGCCCAGCAGGGATAAATTAAAGTTTTCAGAATCTCAAAATGCGACTTTAGCATTTAAGAGGTACAttatgcttaaaatgtaacatttggaTTTAATATTGGCGTTAAACCAACAAATAGTCTGCAAAGGAAAATTAAAATCCCATGTGCCGGTGATGACATTTCAAATCTGTGTGACTTTACACAGCCCAAATAAAGATGCAGTCCCAAAGGCCAACGCCGCTGGCAAGACCCCAATTCAGATTCTTCATGAGTACGGCGCCAAGCATGGCAAAGTCCCTGTCTACATGCTGGAGAAAGCCGAAGGCGAGGCCCACCAGCCCAGCTTTGTGTTCAGCGTAACCGTCGGAGATGTCTACTGCACAGGTGGATGTTTGTGTatgcttgatttattttagacAGATAGCCATTGTATTTGACGGTGGTATCTTCTGGTGTTATGTCTTCCAGGTGAAGGTCCCAGTAAAAAGACAGCCAAACACATGGCTGCTGAGGATGCGCTGCGTATCCTAGAGATTGACATGGCAGCCTTGTGAGTACACCCGATATGCTGCTCAAGTCATTCATACACAAACAAAGGTGTTTACGTTGATGTCCTTCCTGCAGGAACCTCCAAGTGAAAGCCGAGAGTAACGGTGTTGGAGCAGAATTATGCGGACACCCCAACTCAGTGGGCATACTGCAGGTAATAAGTCATTCTGTTCATTACCCACATTTCACTGTTTTAAACTTTGTaagcgttttttttaaatagtggaAGCAACTATCGACGCTAACCCTgaacatgtgtgtttgtgctgtatgttagcattaagctaatcTGTCTTTACTAGGGCAAAGGCATTGGTGACATGTACTTATTCCTTCCCGATAGGAGCTGTCCTTGCAAAGAGGTTGGCGTCTTCCTGAGTACACGTTGCTATCGGAGACCGGTCCGCCGCATGACCGAGAATTCACCACCAGCTGTGCAATAGAGTCCCTGTCAGAGACGGGTAGGTGCGCGTCGTTCATGGGAAATCATGCCGCGTGGCTGTTTGTCTTAATTGTCATTCGTCATTGCTCGTATTTTGACTGAGCAGCTACTGCATGCTCCAAAAAAGCGGCAAAGAAGGCAGCTGCCGAGAAGATGGTGGCTAAGCTTCAGAGTCTGTCAGGATCTTCTCTCATCACATGGGTGGGTCACGCGTCTAACGTAACGCCGAATGTAGCCACCCATGAccatttttttacttaattGCCTCACAGACACCAAAGCCCAGGGTGCGATTCGACAATCTGAAGAGCTCGTCGGCCGAGAAGATTTCCTCCCTGAGGAGGAACCCGCTGAGTATTCCCAACACGGACTACATTGAGCTGATGGCCGAGCTGTCCAAAGAGCAAAACTTTGACGTCTCCTATTTAGACATCGGTAAGTGCTTGGAATTTTTATTCTTTCCAAGTGTATGATGCCTCCAAACAAACTGTTAGAAAGAAATCAGACTTGAATTTTTGCAATAGTAAACTTCAAAGTCTTGCACTACAGCCAAGATGTTTTGGATATTGTCCCAGTAAGAGTTTTTTTCCTGCATCATTTTAAATCCTTTGAGTAGAAACGAGAAAGGTACCAACCTGCtagtttccatggcaacagagCTGCCTGATGCAGCCCTAAGCGACGTTCTAAGGACCTGTGTCTGTGTTTCGCAGATGAGTTGACAGCTAACGGTCAGTACCAGTGCCTGGTGGAGCTGTCCACCTCCCCCGTCACCATTTACCACGGCACGGGCATTTCTCGCATTAATGCGCACAACGCCGCCGCCCACAGCGCACTTCAGTATATCAAGATCATGGCCTCCACCAAGTAATCCCCACAAACTGCACTGAAAGTTACATATTTAACACAGACAAATCGTAACTAAAACACTTTTTATCGTGGCCAAAAACACCCTGTAGAGAACACAATTATtggaaataaatatacaaatgCTTAAAATAGACAATGCTCGACGAATTATGCTCCCTATGACCCTTTCTGTCGCCCTTTCTAACATGGCCGCCGTATTGGGACATCTCTTATCCAGCTGTAGTACCAGAAATGTTGATTGCACTAAAACTtcagttataaaaaaaaaaaaaaaaaatagcagcaaTATGTTCAGAGTGACAAAATGTACACACAACGCACTTACCCATTTCCACTGCAACCATGTGTCaaatcagaaaataaaataacggAAACAAGCTGGTTCCTTTCCAGTAATTCTCAAGTCAGTATGAGATCGTTGTGTTGTTGTTCGGgcccacgcacacagaggtcAAATTGAGTGAGTAAACCACGCACGGAAGGTCCGGTTTTATTAGTCCAAGCGCTATGTAGCAGCAGTGTACAGTGTTGATGAAAAGATATGTACTTTAGTTTCAATTGCACTTTTGAAAGAAGGTACCATCAGGGAACCGAGCGGACGCGGTGCGGTCCACGACAAAAACAGAACCTTTCTGTAAGGCATCTGCAACAATCATTGGCAGGCTACACATGCAGGTAGAACATAGATGgagggctgtttttttttttttttttttttttataaataagaACATCTTGTTTGTCCATTCTATTTTCCGCTTGTGCTGCAGGGTcactccaacacacacaccaccacaTGGAGTCTTCACACCATTGGCCagcaaccagtccagggtgtagcCCACCtctcgcccaaagtcagctggggtAGACTCTAGCTCACTTGTGACCCCAATAAGGACAAACGCTACAGAAAGTGGATAGATGGACGGCCCCTATTTTCAGGGTTCCAGATATGCTGTATTTACAGTTGCTTCAGTTGGCGTGTTGTTGTATGGTAGCATAGCAAAGAGCTTCGTTTACATCAACTGTCAAAGATATTTGGCAAGAACACAAGTTGTTCCTTTGGCTTAATCATCAGATGCAGATTGGTGCGAATGGTACAACTTCTCaccagcagtgtgtgtgtgtggtcattCTTAAATGCGTTAAGGCACAGCAAGTGAAACCAAATACTTGTTGTGGGGAGAAAGTGGATATATGATAAGcaatatttgtctttgttttgtttgtcagcAAAAGTGTTGAAACAAATTGCCCAATGTTGTGGCTCTCGGTTTTAGAGGCTAGTTACTATTAAGGTAGCAGAAGCGGTATTTTCCTTAAATGAGCAATAGGTGGCGCTGCTGTTTCAGGGTTGACCAAGTAGCTGCCTGAATGTGATGTTTTCTACTCAATATATTGACCCAACGTCTTTTTCagtcaatgaatgaatgagattGTTTGCCAGGACCTCTCTCGGCTCTGACGTCAAAGCAATTTGGATTGGGGTGCTCCAGATTTAGCCACAGTTGATAAGTGGTTAGTaatagaaaatgtgtgtgacgtgtgtgggtgtgggtggGCCCCGCTGAACATCTTCACATGTCATTAGATCCTCAGCTGTGTGGTTTGACAACTTGTTCCCCGTCACAAACCGTattaaaaggcaaaaaataaataaaatctgccaagatattttataaaaatatctaTTTTTCTACAACATTAACGATGTAATAAGTATGGCTGGAAGCCAGTGAAAGCTCTCTAAGCATGCATGTGGTCGTAGCTAAGTATAGCCGTCCGCGTTTAAGGCCGACTTGGGAGTCGTTAGAGAAGCTGAGTAAAATTCGACATAACCTTTGCAAGGACGGTGAAGGTGACCGTGAGGTTTCCTTCAATGGGGGGGTTGTCGCTCGCGTCCAAGTGCTTGTTTTAATGAGTCTCCTCACATCTTAAGTGTGCAGTCAGACGCTGAATGTGGAGAGCGGAGCGAAGGGCCGTGTGTTACCACAG comes from Syngnathus acus chromosome 21, fSynAcu1.2, whole genome shotgun sequence and encodes:
- the prkra gene encoding interferon-inducible double-stranded RNA-dependent protein kinase activator A homolog translates to MSQEIHQAVTTSTDSSPNKDAVPKANAAGKTPIQILHEYGAKHGKVPVYMLEKAEGEAHQPSFVFSVTVGDVYCTGEGPSKKTAKHMAAEDALRILEIDMAALNLQVKAESNGVGAELCGHPNSVGILQELSLQRGWRLPEYTLLSETGPPHDREFTTSCAIESLSETATACSKKAAKKAAAEKMVAKLQSLSGSSLITWTPKPRVRFDNLKSSSAEKISSLRRNPLSIPNTDYIELMAELSKEQNFDVSYLDIDELTANGQYQCLVELSTSPVTIYHGTGISRINAHNAAAHSALQYIKIMASTK